The Oncorhynchus keta strain PuntledgeMale-10-30-2019 unplaced genomic scaffold, Oket_V2 Un_scaffold_5814_pilon_pilon, whole genome shotgun sequence genome includes the window GAAAATAAACCTAATTATTTGCGGCATGGTGTTGCAACAGTGGGGATGGGGCCACCATGCTGCAACGGTGCAGAAAATAACTCATTCCCAGCCTCTACCCCAGCCTCAGCATCAGCTCCTGCCCCAGCCTCTTCCCCATCCCTAGCCTCAGCTCCAACCTTTTCTCCAGCCTCTGCCCCAAACTttgcctcagccccagccccagccccagcctcttaTCCAATctttgccccagccccagcctcttaCCCAACCTTTGTCCCAGACCCAGACTCTTACCCAAACTttgtcccagccccagcctcttaTCCAATCTttgtcccagccccagcctcttaCCCAACctttgccccagccccagccccagcctcttaTCCAATCTttgtcccagccccagcctcttaCCCAACCTTtgccccatccccagccccagcctcttaCCCAACctttgccccagccccagcctcttaCCCAATctttgccccagccccagcctcttaCCCAACctttgccccagccccagcctcttaCCCAATctttgccccagccccagcctcttaCCCAACctttgccccagccccagcctcttaCCCAACCttttccccagccccagcctcttaCCCAACCTTTGCCCCAGTCCCAGCCTCTTACCCAACCACCCAGACTCTTATCCAATCTttgtcccagccccagcctcttaTCCAATCTttgtcccagccccagcctcttaTCCAATCTTTgacccagtcccagccccagccttTTATCCAATCTttgtcccagtcccagccccagcctcttaTCCAATCTttgtcccagccccagcctcttaTCCAATCTTTGACCCAGCCCCAGCCTCTTATCCAATCTTTGTCCCAGACCCAGCCTCTTATCCAATCTttgtcccagccccagcctcttaCCCAACCTTTGTCCCAGACCCAGCCTCTTACCCAACCTttgtcccagccccagcctcttaTCCAATCTTTGTCCCAGACCCAGCCTCTTACCCAACCTTTGTCCCATCCCCATCCTCTTACCCAACCTttgtcccagccccagcctcttaTCCAATCTttgtcccagccccagcctcttaCCCAACCTTTGTTCCAGCCCCGAACTCTTACCCAAACTTTGTCCCAGCCTCTTACCCAACCTTTGTCCCAGGCTCTTACCCAACCTttgtcccagccccagcctcttaCCTTGTTCCAATCTTTGTCCCAGACCCAGCCTCTTACCCAACCTTTGTCCCATCCCCATCCTCTTACCCAACCTTTGTCCCAGGCTCTTACCCAACctttgccccagccccagcctcttaCCCAACctttgccccagccccagcctcttaCCCAACCTTTGTCCCAGACCCAGCCTCTTACCCAACCTTTGTCCCAGACCCAGCCTCTTACCCAACCTTTGTCCCAGACCCAGCCTCTTACCCAACCTTTGTCCCAGACCCAGCCTCTTACCCAACCTTTGTCCCAGACCCAGCCTCTTACCCAACCTTTGTCCCAgacccagccccagcctcagccttaACATGGTCCGTACTC containing:
- the LOC127929207 gene encoding uncharacterized protein LOC127929207, which gives rise to MVLQHLSSNLFSSLCPKLCLSPSPSPSLLSNLCPSPSLLPNLCPRPRLLPKLCPSPSLLSNLCPSPSLLPNLCPSPSPSLLSNLCPSPSLLPNLCPIPSPSLLPNLCPSPSLLPNLCPSPSLLPNLCPSPSLLPNLCPSPSLLPNLCPSPSLLPNLFPSPSLLPNLCPSPSLLPNHPDSYPIFVPAPASYPIFVPAPASYPIFDPVPAPAFYPIFVPVPAPASYPIFVPAPASYPIFDPAPASYPIFVPDPASYPIFVPAPASYPTFVPDPASYPTFVPAPASYPIFVPDPASYPTFVPSPSSYPTFVPAPASYPIFVPAPASYPTFVPAPNSYPNFVPASYPTFVPGSYPTFVPAPASYLVPIFVPDPASYPTFVPSPSSYPTFVPGSYPTFAPAPASYPTFAPAPASYPTFVPDPASYPTFVPDPASYPTFVPDPASYPTFVPDPASYPTFVPDPASYPTFVPDPAPASALTWSVLPPLQQAVL